A stretch of DNA from Gemmatimonadota bacterium:
TTCCCGACCCCTATGTCTGTTCCTCCCCTGCCCTTTCCCAATGACGATGACGATTGGGACGATTTTGATTCGGCTGATGATCGAGATAAGTGATTTCGCTTCTGAGGAGTGTGTGCTATGCTGTGTATTCAGAAATGTGACCTGCATCTTTTTCAAACTGAAGAACAAAAACAGCCGATTGCCTATCAGGTGGAGACGGGTCTGTTTTATACACTCGATACCCTGTTTCAGTCGATTTTAGAGTGTTGTGAGGGCTTGTCTGTTGACCGGGTTGTTCAGGTGCTGGCTGATCAATACGAGGCAGAGGAGATTGTCGAGGCTATTGAGGAATTGGCGCAGGTGGGTTTGATTTCGGATGGTGCTCTACCTGTGATGTCCAATGCGCCGACAGCAGAAGGGGTGGCAGCCTGTGGGGTTTCGCAGACAGATCGGTTGCAGGTGTCCTTGCACGTTTCGCATTCGTGCAATATTCAGTGTGCTTATTGCTTTGCACACGGCGGAGATTATGGCGGTAAGGCAATGTTGATGCAGCCGGACGTTGCCGAGCAAGCCATACGCTGGATTGTCACCGAGGCTCAGGTGTTCGGAAGGTGCCAGATTGATTTTTTTGGCGGGGAGCCGCTTTTGAATTTTCCATTGATGCAGGAGCTTGTCCCGTTTGCCAAATCCCTGGGCGCGCGATTGGGGGTGCCGGTTGGTTTTGGCATTGTGACCAATGGCACGTTGTTGACCGACGAGATGAAGCAGTTTTTGGTCGA
This window harbors:
- a CDS encoding radical SAM protein; protein product: MLCIQKCDLHLFQTEEQKQPIAYQVETGLFYTLDTLFQSILECCEGLSVDRVVQVLADQYEAEEIVEAIEELAQVGLISDGALPVMSNAPTAEGVAACGVSQTDRLQVSLHVSHSCNIQCAYCFAHGGDYGGKAMLMQPDVAEQAIRWIVTEAQVFGRCQIDFFGGEPLLNFPLMQELVPFAKSLGARLGVPVGFGIVTNGTLLTDEMKQFLVDEKFQIKVSLDGGRQTQDRIRTFHNGSGTYDVVAKNVQKLTAEAPERVYLQAVMTAYDMDEDQIADALRSLGTENALVGPAVVSPDAPYAIGEEHIPVLKQQIYKRSRRALKAILNGEENEEFDPRIQKLLTRQKSCHGCLGGKQYLAIAADGSIYFCSSLADAPEFKMGDVFAGIDREKQQHFDAQFNVNNRPECKTCWARNL